The Kroppenstedtia pulmonis genome has a segment encoding these proteins:
- the remB gene encoding extracellular matrix regulator RemB, whose amino-acid sequence MFIHLGGNKMIRISEVVTILDAGVRRPSATLLPFLDKARKQGRLERISDIDEIKSYVVTETTIYASPISSLTLLKRARQEGNIPSG is encoded by the coding sequence GTGTTTATTCATTTAGGCGGCAATAAAATGATTCGGATCAGTGAAGTGGTTACCATTTTGGATGCCGGGGTGCGGCGTCCTTCCGCCACACTCCTCCCTTTTTTGGATAAAGCCCGTAAGCAGGGACGGTTGGAGAGAATCTCCGATATTGATGAGATCAAATCCTATGTGGTGACGGAAACAACCATTTACGCATCTCCCATATCTTCCTTAACGTTATTAAAGCGTGCCCGACAAGAAGGAAACATACCTTCAGGGTAA